In one window of Halomarina pelagica DNA:
- the tpiA gene encoding triose-phosphate isomerase produces MFVLVNLKAYPCDPVAVAAAAATVADDTDARIAVAPQAAHLSAVAETGVETWAQHVDGVEHGSHTGSTLAEAVADAGAVGTLINHSERRLRLAAVDAGLRAAERAGLETVACANNPRQVGAATALGPDAVAVEPPELIGTGTPVSQADPDVVEDAVAAAAAVDESVPVLCGAGISTGEDLAAARELGSEGVLLASGVAKADDPEAALRDLVSGI; encoded by the coding sequence ATGTTCGTCCTCGTCAACCTCAAGGCGTACCCCTGCGACCCGGTCGCGGTCGCCGCCGCCGCCGCGACCGTCGCCGACGACACGGACGCGAGAATCGCCGTCGCCCCGCAGGCGGCCCACCTCTCCGCGGTCGCCGAGACCGGCGTCGAGACGTGGGCCCAGCACGTAGACGGCGTCGAGCACGGCAGCCACACCGGGAGCACGCTCGCCGAGGCGGTCGCCGACGCGGGCGCGGTCGGGACGCTGATCAACCATTCGGAGCGACGGCTTCGGCTCGCGGCCGTCGACGCGGGCCTGCGCGCCGCGGAGCGCGCCGGGCTGGAGACGGTCGCCTGCGCGAACAACCCCCGACAGGTCGGCGCGGCGACCGCCCTCGGCCCGGACGCGGTCGCCGTCGAGCCGCCGGAACTCATCGGCACGGGCACGCCGGTGAGTCAGGCCGACCCCGACGTCGTCGAGGACGCCGTCGCGGCCGCCGCGGCGGTCGACGAGTCGGTGCCGGTGCTCTGCGGCGCGGGCATCTCGACCGGCGAGGACCTCGCCGCCGCCCGGGAACTGGGGAGCGAGGGCGTCCTCCTCGCCAGCGGCGTCGCGAAGGCCGACGACCCCGAGGCCGCCCTGCGCGATCTCGTCTCCGGTATCTGA
- a CDS encoding helix-turn-helix domain-containing protein yields MTTIIESRIPVDDLALEATLQELPEARFVCERSVQTDEIMPLVWARATDEIELETALDSDPTVDRWSRLATAENEWLYRIEWEYETRLTFRILSASPTVVLRAHASRHGWSLRLLYPEREEIERTLSFCDEMDIALDVVQIRDADNRPASRYGLTNEQYRALVTAAERGYFDVPRSVTLEDVADELGVSHQALSERLRRGHSALIDEMLQHGSVFE; encoded by the coding sequence ATGACGACGATCATCGAGAGCCGCATACCCGTAGACGATCTTGCGCTCGAGGCGACGCTGCAGGAGCTTCCCGAGGCCCGCTTCGTGTGCGAACGCAGCGTGCAGACGGACGAGATCATGCCACTCGTGTGGGCTCGTGCAACCGACGAGATCGAACTGGAGACCGCACTCGACTCCGATCCGACGGTCGACCGCTGGTCGCGGTTGGCGACCGCCGAGAACGAGTGGCTCTATCGGATCGAGTGGGAGTACGAGACGCGACTCACGTTCAGGATCCTCTCGGCCTCACCGACGGTCGTCCTCAGGGCGCACGCGTCGCGACACGGCTGGTCGCTCCGGTTGCTCTATCCCGAGCGAGAGGAGATCGAGCGAACGCTGTCGTTCTGCGACGAGATGGACATCGCGCTCGACGTGGTTCAGATCCGGGACGCCGACAACCGACCCGCGAGCAGGTACGGGCTGACCAACGAGCAGTACCGCGCGCTGGTGACGGCCGCCGAACGGGGGTACTTCGACGTTCCGCGCTCGGTGACGCTCGAGGACGTCGCCGACGAACTCGGCGTCTCCCACCAGGCGCTCTCGGAGCGCCTACGCCGAGGGCACTCGGCGCTGATCGACGAGATGCTCCAGCACGGCTCAGTGTTCGAGTGA
- the hisC gene encoding histidinol-phosphate transaminase, whose amino-acid sequence MQPRDLSAHSVYQAGRGNEEVARELGVDPGDLIALSSNENPLGASPKAVAAVREAADSINTYPKASHADLIERLAARWDVAPAQVWLAPGGDGAIDYLHRALLDPGDRVLVPDPGFAYYAMSARYHHGTARAYRIRKAEDFAQTAGTILDAYDGERIVYLTSPHSPLGTEISIGGVAEIADGTDEETLVVVDEAYGEFTDAPSKVDLVRERDDVAVLRTFSKAYGLAGLRLGYLLAPGAWADAYARVNTPFGVNKLACRAGLAALDDDDHVERSVEAVRWAREYMYEHLDAPTWESAGNFVLADVGEGVEGVEVGERDEDGAGDEDGEPRRRSTAGGTDASPAAAVADACQREGVIVRDCSSFGLPGCIRITCGTREETERAVEVVNRVV is encoded by the coding sequence ATGCAACCGCGCGACCTCTCCGCCCACAGCGTCTACCAGGCCGGGCGGGGGAACGAGGAGGTCGCCCGGGAACTCGGGGTGGACCCCGGGGACCTGATCGCGCTCTCCTCGAACGAGAACCCCCTCGGCGCGAGTCCGAAGGCCGTCGCGGCCGTCCGCGAGGCCGCCGACTCGATCAACACCTACCCGAAGGCCTCCCACGCGGACCTGATCGAGAGGCTCGCGGCCCGGTGGGACGTCGCGCCCGCCCAGGTGTGGCTCGCCCCCGGCGGGGACGGCGCGATCGACTACCTCCACCGCGCCCTGCTCGACCCCGGCGACCGCGTCCTCGTGCCCGACCCCGGCTTCGCCTACTACGCCATGAGCGCCCGCTACCACCACGGGACGGCGCGCGCCTACCGAATCCGGAAGGCCGAGGACTTCGCGCAGACGGCGGGGACGATACTCGACGCCTACGACGGCGAGCGGATCGTCTACCTCACCAGCCCGCACAGCCCCCTCGGAACCGAGATCTCGATCGGCGGGGTCGCGGAGATCGCCGACGGGACCGACGAGGAGACGCTGGTCGTCGTCGACGAGGCCTACGGCGAGTTCACGGACGCCCCGAGCAAGGTCGACCTCGTCCGCGAACGCGACGACGTGGCCGTCCTCCGCACGTTCTCGAAGGCCTACGGCCTCGCGGGGCTCCGGCTCGGCTACCTGCTCGCGCCCGGGGCGTGGGCGGACGCCTACGCCCGCGTGAACACGCCCTTCGGGGTGAACAAGCTCGCCTGTCGCGCCGGGCTGGCGGCGCTCGACGACGACGACCACGTGGAGCGCAGCGTCGAGGCCGTCCGCTGGGCGCGCGAGTACATGTACGAGCACCTGGACGCCCCGACGTGGGAGAGCGCGGGCAACTTCGTGCTCGCGGACGTCGGCGAGGGGGTCGAGGGAGTCGAGGTCGGTGAGCGCGACGAAGACGGCGCGGGGGACGAGGACGGCGAGCCGCGGCGTCGCTCGACGGCGGGCGGGACGGACGCCTCCCCGGCGGCGGCCGTCGCCGACGCCTGCCAGCGCGAGGGCGTCATCGTCCGCGACTGCTCGAGCTTCGGGCTGCCCGGGTGCATCCGGATCACCTGCGGGACGCGAGAGGAGACCGAACGCGCCGTCGAGGTCGTGAACCGCGTCGTATGA
- a CDS encoding HAD family hydrolase, whose product MGNPIEAILFDLDDTLCTYRRSGQEILSLAFEAIGRDPFFTAEDYYEIFDDFVAESDSGLENRRRCFAALAERAGYSQSVGREVAAAYAEERDQTNVRWLPGAKEALDVLSPDYSLALVTNGPPEWQSQKIEALGIADRFETIVYAGYDTAPKPDPEPFRAALDRLGTEPDRAVTVGNSLGSDVTGAHNAGVRSIWLDADGIDDPEPSPHRRIETMSDLLDGSRSLFTIAEG is encoded by the coding sequence ATGGGGAACCCGATCGAGGCGATACTGTTCGACCTCGACGACACGCTCTGTACGTATCGCCGTTCCGGGCAGGAGATCCTCTCGCTGGCGTTCGAGGCGATCGGTCGCGACCCGTTCTTCACCGCCGAGGACTACTACGAGATCTTCGACGACTTCGTCGCCGAGAGCGACAGCGGGCTCGAAAACCGTCGGCGATGTTTCGCCGCGCTCGCGGAACGAGCGGGATACAGTCAGAGCGTCGGTCGGGAGGTCGCGGCCGCCTACGCCGAGGAACGCGATCAGACGAACGTGCGGTGGTTGCCCGGAGCGAAGGAGGCACTCGACGTACTCTCACCGGACTATTCACTCGCGCTCGTCACCAACGGACCGCCGGAGTGGCAGAGCCAGAAGATCGAGGCGCTGGGCATCGCAGACCGCTTCGAGACGATCGTCTACGCCGGATACGACACCGCTCCAAAGCCGGACCCGGAACCGTTTCGCGCCGCGCTCGATCGGCTGGGTACGGAACCGGACCGAGCGGTCACGGTCGGAAACTCGCTCGGGAGCGACGTCACCGGAGCACACAACGCCGGCGTGCGCTCGATATGGCTGGACGCGGACGGGATCGACGATCCGGAACCGTCCCCGCATCGTCGGATCGAGACGATGAGCGATCTGCTCGACGGCTCCCGATCCCTGTTCACGATCGCGGAAGGCTGA
- a CDS encoding acetamidase/formamidase family protein, with translation MAQREVRQELTVDEFTLGLVGPDQEWAGTVADGGTVRTHTPPGCWGPMITPSFRGGHEVTRPIAVEGAEVGDAIAVRIRDVEVTSVATSTGSMAEREGAFGDDPFVDHRCPECGAAWPETVVEGAGEESIRCAECGANASSFGFEYGYTVVFDDDRTIGLTVGPEGADALAEDAEELMALPENSRQHPILLYKPAEMPGAIGHLRPFVGNIGTTPPVELPDSHNAGDFGQFLVGAEHDWGLADESELANRTDGHMDSNEVRAGAVLICPVKVDGGGLYVGDLHANQGDGELSLHTTDVSGWTELEVEVIKGLDVDGPLLLPNVEDLPHIARPIDADERERGEALAEEYGVDLDDLGPIQVIGSGATINDATDNAFERASDLLDMSVGEVRGRCTFTGGVEIARLPGVVQLTLLAPMDVLEERGLADLVREQYDL, from the coding sequence ATGGCACAGCGAGAGGTACGACAGGAACTGACGGTCGACGAGTTCACGCTGGGGCTGGTCGGCCCCGATCAGGAGTGGGCGGGGACGGTCGCGGACGGCGGGACGGTGCGGACGCACACGCCGCCGGGGTGCTGGGGGCCGATGATAACGCCCTCGTTCCGCGGCGGCCACGAGGTGACCCGACCGATCGCCGTCGAGGGCGCGGAGGTAGGCGACGCCATCGCCGTCCGCATCAGGGACGTGGAGGTGACGAGCGTCGCCACGAGCACGGGCAGCATGGCCGAGCGCGAGGGGGCGTTCGGCGACGACCCGTTCGTGGACCACCGCTGTCCGGAGTGCGGCGCGGCGTGGCCGGAGACGGTCGTCGAGGGGGCCGGCGAGGAGTCGATCAGGTGCGCCGAGTGCGGCGCGAACGCCTCCTCGTTCGGCTTCGAGTACGGCTACACCGTCGTCTTCGACGACGACCGCACGATCGGGCTCACCGTCGGCCCCGAAGGGGCGGACGCGCTCGCGGAGGACGCCGAGGAGCTGATGGCGCTCCCGGAGAACTCCCGCCAGCATCCCATCCTCCTCTACAAGCCCGCGGAGATGCCCGGCGCGATCGGCCACCTCCGTCCCTTCGTCGGGAACATCGGGACGACGCCGCCGGTCGAACTCCCCGACTCGCACAACGCGGGCGACTTCGGGCAGTTCCTCGTCGGCGCGGAGCACGACTGGGGACTCGCGGACGAGTCCGAACTCGCGAACCGGACCGACGGCCACATGGACTCGAACGAGGTCCGCGCCGGTGCGGTGCTGATCTGCCCGGTGAAGGTCGACGGCGGCGGCCTCTACGTCGGCGACCTCCACGCAAACCAGGGCGACGGCGAACTCTCCCTGCACACGACCGACGTGAGCGGGTGGACCGAACTGGAGGTCGAGGTGATAAAGGGCCTCGACGTCGACGGCCCGCTCCTCCTGCCGAACGTCGAGGACCTGCCCCACATCGCCAGGCCGATCGACGCCGACGAGCGCGAGCGGGGCGAGGCGCTGGCCGAGGAGTACGGCGTCGACCTCGACGACCTCGGGCCGATCCAGGTGATCGGCAGCGGCGCGACGATCAACGACGCGACGGACAACGCCTTCGAGCGCGCGAGCGACCTCCTCGACATGAGCGTCGGCGAGGTTCGGGGGCGCTGTACCTTCACCGGCGGCGTCGAGATCGCCCGCCTGCCGGGGGTCGTGCAACTGACCCTGCTCGCGCCGATGGACGTGCTCGAGGAGCGCGGCCTCGCCGACCTCGTGCGCGAACAGTACGACCTCTAG
- a CDS encoding CDP-alcohol phosphatidyltransferase family protein — protein sequence MTLDQLRPVANRALDPFVNVSERLGLTPNAVSVVAMGLAIAAGAAFAFAGDAPLLYLIGAVLVFLNGWLDLLDGALARRLGTASPAGDLLDHVLDRYADIVMLVGLAAGVGRWAIGLAAVTGVLMTSYLGTQAQAVGLDRVYGGLVGRADRLALIGLAGVLAAFVTGTLSGLTVVGWLLAFFAVVGHVTALQRFYYSMRALD from the coding sequence ATGACGCTCGATCAGCTCAGACCCGTGGCGAACCGCGCGCTCGACCCCTTCGTGAACGTCTCCGAGCGGCTGGGCCTGACGCCGAACGCGGTGAGCGTCGTGGCGATGGGGCTGGCGATCGCCGCGGGCGCGGCGTTCGCGTTCGCGGGCGACGCGCCGCTGCTCTACCTGATCGGGGCGGTACTCGTCTTCCTCAACGGGTGGCTCGATCTGCTCGACGGGGCGCTCGCGCGTCGACTGGGGACCGCCTCGCCCGCCGGCGACCTCCTCGATCACGTGCTCGACCGCTACGCGGACATCGTGATGCTCGTCGGCCTCGCCGCCGGCGTCGGGCGGTGGGCGATCGGCCTCGCGGCGGTGACGGGCGTGCTGATGACCTCCTACCTCGGCACGCAGGCGCAGGCCGTCGGCCTCGACCGCGTCTACGGCGGGCTCGTCGGGCGGGCCGACCGCCTCGCGCTCATCGGCCTGGCGGGCGTACTCGCGGCGTTCGTCACCGGCACGCTGTCGGGGCTGACCGTCGTCGGGTGGCTGCTCGCCTTCTTCGCCGTCGTCGGGCACGTCACCGCCCTACAGCGGTTCTACTACTCGATGCGCGCGCTGGACTGA
- a CDS encoding CopD family protein: MSLVDTVAYVVHLSFAGLWTGTVLFVTAGVLPLALRGEIRPEPLEYLTGRLTTVSRASAFFLFATGGHMAGQGYTLPLLLETPRGHLVLAMVALWFALAALVEVGAARMRSGLRAKKVRTPARDAKPFLQAGSAVAVGLLVVAGTLAGGLPF, translated from the coding sequence ATGTCTCTCGTCGACACAGTCGCCTACGTGGTCCACCTGTCGTTCGCCGGGCTGTGGACCGGCACCGTCCTCTTCGTCACCGCGGGCGTCCTCCCGCTGGCGCTGCGCGGCGAGATCCGCCCCGAACCCCTGGAGTACCTCACCGGCCGCCTGACGACAGTCTCGCGGGCGAGCGCCTTCTTCCTCTTCGCCACCGGCGGCCACATGGCTGGGCAGGGCTACACCCTCCCCCTGCTGCTCGAGACGCCGCGGGGACACCTCGTGCTCGCCATGGTCGCCCTCTGGTTCGCGCTCGCGGCGCTCGTCGAGGTCGGGGCCGCGCGGATGCGCAGCGGCCTCCGGGCGAAGAAGGTCCGGACGCCCGCCCGCGACGCGAAGCCCTTCCTCCAGGCCGGGTCGGCCGTCGCGGTCGGCCTGCTCGTCGTCGCCGGAACGCTCGCCGGCGGGCTCCCGTTCTAA
- a CDS encoding TrmB family transcriptional regulator — MSGEREAVAALEELGLTEYEARCFVALTRIPKGTATEISKLSEIPRSRVYDTVERLHRRGLVDIHQSDPREYRAVPRDEALDVLRRNYTSRIDAAATALEGVESTEVGEEAGVWSVTNAEHVSDRVATLLDDAEEHVHVLVAADSTLDPTILDRLAAADGRGVAIVVEVASEDLRERVEEAVPGAQVTVSSGLERVDPVVEKWPGRLVTVDRRAVLASAIEESHLPGVQEETAVWTRGSDHGVAVWMQELLEDRTGATE, encoded by the coding sequence ATGTCGGGCGAACGCGAAGCGGTAGCGGCCCTGGAGGAACTAGGCTTGACGGAGTACGAGGCGAGGTGTTTCGTCGCGCTCACTCGCATTCCGAAGGGAACCGCGACGGAGATCAGCAAGCTCTCTGAGATCCCGCGGTCGCGGGTGTACGACACCGTCGAACGGCTCCACCGGCGGGGGTTGGTGGACATCCACCAGTCCGACCCCCGGGAGTACAGGGCGGTCCCGAGAGACGAGGCGCTGGACGTACTCCGACGAAACTACACCTCCCGGATCGACGCGGCGGCGACCGCGCTGGAGGGGGTGGAATCGACGGAGGTAGGCGAGGAGGCGGGCGTGTGGTCGGTCACGAACGCAGAGCACGTGAGCGACCGCGTGGCGACGCTGCTCGACGACGCCGAGGAACACGTCCACGTCCTCGTCGCCGCCGACTCCACCCTCGATCCGACGATCCTCGATCGACTGGCGGCGGCCGACGGCCGCGGCGTGGCGATCGTCGTGGAAGTCGCGTCCGAAGACCTCCGAGAGCGCGTCGAGGAGGCGGTTCCGGGGGCCCAGGTCACGGTCTCGTCGGGGCTCGAACGCGTCGATCCAGTCGTCGAGAAGTGGCCGGGGCGACTCGTCACCGTCGATCGTCGCGCCGTCCTGGCCAGCGCCATCGAGGAGAGTCACCTCCCCGGCGTACAGGAGGAGACGGCCGTGTGGACTCGCGGGAGCGACCACGGAGTCGCCGTGTGGATGCAGGAGCTCCTGGAGGACCGAACGGGCGCGACGGAGTAG
- a CDS encoding ATP-binding protein, with protein MSETETITVAEVSDGAGSAGDPGTTVEMPAVEVLTGRGFVTGKSGSGKSNTASVVIEKLLDRQFSLLIVDIDGEYYGLKEKYEILHVGADEECDIQVGAEHAEKIADLALRNNIPIILDVSSFLDEREAAALLTEVAKQLFAKEKKLKKPFLLIVEEVHEWIPEGGGLDECGRMLIKIGKRGRKHGLGITGISQRPADVKKDFITQCDWLVWHRLTWRNDTKVVKRVLGSEYSAAVEDLGDGEGFLVTDWSEQTRRVQFQRKRTFDAGATPGLDDFERPDLKSVSADLVGELESITEEQDRREDRIEELEQELLEKEERIRMLEQDLADARDLSRMADQFAAALFDHPGRSRMRIESEQSTLEEHPGVEYRNGRAAANGVSAGGDEGSRDGRSDASGGTSATDLAPWPEQSAGSGGGDGDGGGDGHRNGTGDVNGRSGGADDASGARVRDRSVVERLRERLESMDPTTRSMLARYRERGPLSPLDAHVAAGGSGDRTVAYSRNGELREVGFIEHAGRGEYVYVLPDLVAREFDHRLSPEQLDERVERIERYLVGGPWPAE; from the coding sequence ATGAGCGAGACCGAGACGATCACCGTCGCCGAAGTGAGCGATGGCGCGGGGAGCGCCGGCGATCCCGGCACCACGGTGGAGATGCCGGCGGTAGAGGTGCTCACCGGCCGCGGGTTCGTCACGGGAAAGTCCGGGTCGGGGAAGTCGAACACCGCGAGCGTCGTCATCGAGAAACTGCTCGATCGGCAGTTCTCGCTCCTCATCGTCGACATCGACGGCGAGTACTACGGGCTGAAGGAGAAGTACGAGATCCTGCACGTCGGCGCGGACGAGGAGTGCGACATCCAGGTCGGCGCGGAGCACGCCGAGAAGATCGCCGACCTCGCGCTGCGCAACAACATCCCCATCATCCTCGACGTCTCGTCGTTCCTCGACGAGCGCGAGGCGGCGGCGCTGCTGACGGAGGTCGCGAAGCAGCTGTTCGCCAAGGAGAAGAAGCTGAAGAAGCCGTTCCTGCTCATCGTCGAGGAGGTCCACGAGTGGATCCCCGAGGGCGGCGGTCTGGACGAGTGCGGGCGCATGCTCATCAAGATCGGTAAGCGCGGGCGCAAGCACGGGCTCGGCATCACGGGCATCAGCCAGCGCCCGGCCGACGTGAAGAAGGACTTCATCACGCAGTGCGACTGGCTCGTCTGGCACCGCCTCACCTGGCGCAACGACACGAAGGTGGTAAAGCGCGTCCTCGGCAGCGAGTACTCGGCGGCCGTGGAGGACCTCGGCGACGGCGAGGGCTTTCTCGTGACCGACTGGTCCGAGCAGACCCGGCGCGTGCAGTTCCAGCGCAAGCGGACCTTCGACGCGGGCGCGACGCCCGGGCTCGACGACTTCGAGCGCCCCGACCTCAAGTCCGTGAGCGCCGACCTCGTGGGGGAACTGGAGAGCATCACCGAGGAGCAGGACCGCCGCGAGGACCGCATCGAGGAACTGGAGCAGGAACTCCTCGAGAAGGAAGAGCGCATCAGGATGCTAGAGCAGGATCTCGCCGACGCCCGCGACCTCTCGCGGATGGCGGACCAGTTCGCCGCCGCGCTGTTCGATCACCCCGGACGGTCACGTATGCGCATCGAATCCGAGCAGTCCACGCTCGAGGAGCATCCCGGCGTCGAGTACCGGAACGGACGCGCCGCCGCGAACGGCGTGAGCGCCGGAGGCGACGAGGGGAGCCGCGACGGGCGATCGGACGCGAGCGGCGGGACCAGCGCGACCGACCTCGCCCCCTGGCCGGAGCAGTCGGCGGGAAGCGGAGGGGGTGACGGAGACGGAGGCGGTGACGGCCATCGGAACGGCACGGGTGACGTGAACGGCCGGAGCGGCGGCGCGGACGACGCCTCGGGCGCGCGTGTCCGCGACCGATCGGTCGTCGAGCGACTGCGCGAACGCCTCGAATCGATGGACCCGACGACCCGCTCGATGCTCGCGCGCTACCGCGAGCGCGGTCCGCTGTCGCCCCTCGACGCCCACGTCGCCGCGGGCGGCTCCGGCGATCGGACCGTCGCCTACAGCCGCAACGGCGAACTCAGGGAGGTGGGGTTCATCGAGCACGCGGGACGCGGCGAGTACGTCTACGTCCTCCCCGACCTCGTCGCGCGCGAGTTCGACCACCGGCTGTCCCCCGAACAGTTGGACGAGCGGGTCGAGCGGATCGAGCGGTACCTCGTGGGCGGTCCCTGGCCGGCGGAGTAA
- a CDS encoding multiprotein bridging factor aMBF1 — protein MAQCEMCGAETSSPKTVKIEGAEIDVCSDCAQFGTEVRTQSSGSASTKYSTGSSGSGGSGSGSGSSGSSGGTRRRRRDMFDQMEEIAQDYDARIRGAREASGLTQEELAKQLNEKASLVRKLERGDMLPSDDIRRKLERKLDISLTEGPTDDDTEWEGGASTGSYTLGDVVKRKD, from the coding sequence ATGGCTCAGTGTGAGATGTGCGGAGCGGAGACTTCGTCGCCGAAGACGGTCAAGATCGAGGGGGCGGAGATCGACGTCTGCTCGGACTGCGCGCAGTTCGGGACCGAGGTCCGCACCCAGTCGTCCGGGAGCGCCTCCACCAAGTACTCCACGGGGTCCTCGGGATCGGGCGGGTCCGGGTCCGGGTCGGGATCGTCCGGGTCCTCCGGCGGGACGCGCCGCCGTCGGCGCGACATGTTCGACCAGATGGAGGAGATCGCCCAGGACTACGACGCGCGCATCCGGGGGGCCCGCGAGGCGTCGGGGCTGACGCAGGAGGAACTCGCGAAGCAGCTCAACGAGAAGGCGAGCCTCGTCCGCAAGCTCGAACGCGGGGACATGCTCCCGAGCGACGACATCCGGCGCAAGCTCGAACGGAAGCTCGACATCTCGCTCACGGAAGGCCCCACCGACGACGACACCGAGTGGGAGGGCGGTGCCTCGACGGGATCCTACACCCTCGGCGACGTGGTCAAGCGAAAGGACTGA
- a CDS encoding VOC family protein has protein sequence MDPHVSLVTLGVSDLDRSIEFYRDGLGLPMRERTEADVAFFTTEGAWLALYPVELLAADANAAVPTGGGGFGGITLAHNVASRADVDAVVEEAETAGAEVVKSPRETDWGGYAGYFADPDGYRWEVAWNPHFEI, from the coding sequence ATGGATCCCCACGTCAGCCTCGTGACGCTCGGCGTCTCCGACCTGGACCGCTCGATCGAGTTCTACCGCGACGGACTCGGCCTCCCGATGCGAGAGCGAACGGAGGCGGACGTCGCGTTCTTCACCACCGAGGGGGCGTGGTTGGCGCTCTATCCGGTCGAACTACTCGCGGCTGACGCGAACGCGGCGGTCCCGACCGGGGGCGGCGGGTTCGGGGGGATCACGCTCGCGCACAACGTCGCGTCGCGGGCGGACGTGGACGCGGTCGTCGAGGAGGCCGAGACGGCGGGTGCCGAGGTCGTGAAGTCGCCGCGGGAGACCGACTGGGGCGGTTACGCGGGCTACTTCGCCGACCCGGACGGCTACCGCTGGGAGGTGGCGTGGAACCCGCACTTCGAGATCTGA
- a CDS encoding ubiquitin-like small modifier protein 1: MELTLFGPLRGVTGAKTVEVEFGGGTARDALCALVDRYPRARDQLFDGAGDLRPSVRLTRDGERVDPDDALAADESLTVYPAMRGG, encoded by the coding sequence ATGGAACTGACGCTGTTCGGCCCCCTCCGGGGCGTGACCGGCGCGAAGACCGTCGAGGTCGAGTTCGGGGGCGGGACCGCCCGCGACGCGCTCTGCGCGCTCGTCGATCGCTACCCCCGCGCCCGGGACCAGTTGTTCGACGGGGCGGGCGACCTCCGCCCGAGCGTCCGGCTGACGCGCGACGGCGAGCGCGTCGATCCTGACGACGCGCTGGCGGCCGACGAGTCGCTCACCGTCTACCCGGCGATGCGCGGGGGGTAG
- a CDS encoding adenylate kinase family protein, whose protein sequence is MRVAVTGTPGTGKTTATDLVSSPLDVLHLNDAIREEGFHAGEDPDRGSLYADLDALAAWVDERANERGAGGPLLESHLAHRLDADRVVVLRCRPAEVERRLTERGEPPAKARENAEAEALDVILAEAVEHHGADAVYEIDTTDLPPEAVAREIEAVVAGEREPSAGEVDFTDYL, encoded by the coding sequence ATGAGAGTCGCAGTCACCGGCACCCCCGGAACGGGAAAGACGACCGCGACGGACCTCGTGTCGTCGCCGCTCGACGTGCTCCACCTCAACGACGCGATCCGGGAGGAGGGGTTCCACGCCGGCGAGGACCCCGACAGGGGGAGCCTCTACGCCGACCTCGACGCGCTCGCGGCGTGGGTCGACGAGCGCGCGAACGAGCGAGGGGCGGGCGGCCCCCTGCTCGAATCGCACCTCGCCCACCGCCTCGACGCGGACCGCGTGGTCGTGCTGCGCTGTCGCCCCGCGGAGGTGGAGCGACGGCTGACCGAGCGGGGCGAGCCGCCGGCGAAGGCCCGCGAGAACGCGGAGGCGGAGGCGCTCGACGTGATCCTCGCGGAGGCGGTCGAGCACCACGGCGCGGACGCGGTGTACGAGATCGACACGACCGACCTGCCGCCCGAGGCGGTCGCCCGCGAGATCGAGGCCGTCGTCGCGGGCGAGCGCGAACCGAGCGCCGGCGAGGTCGACTTCACCGACTACCTATGA